In a genomic window of Gossypium arboreum isolate Shixiya-1 chromosome 9, ASM2569848v2, whole genome shotgun sequence:
- the LOC108452295 gene encoding uncharacterized protein LOC108452295 — protein MSNCCLDPGVAKAFEAKKTEPNKSYYCFVDKIRAMNYSPKFPVQWVQLMVMILSITLTGIAAGRTDIPRLSPTRGIIMEDPDLLSSAAVSDDLQTFYYPQTLDHFNYQPQSYATFQQRYVMNFKYWGGANNNAPILAYLGAEAPLDGSPTAIGFLNDNAVSFTALLVYIEHRYYGKSIPFGSREEAFKNASTLGYFNSAQAIADYAEIIMHIKNKLRAFYSPVIVVGGSYGGMLASWLRLKYPHVALGALASSAPILYFDKITPRGAYFSVVTKDFREASESCYQTIRNSWSVIDKIASQPNGLSSLSMIFKTCKPLNKSSELKNALENMYASAAQYDSPPRYPVTVVCRGIDGANEKQDILSKIFAGVVAYRGNRSCYINPPTNESETTVGWRWQTCSEMVIPIGIGNRTMFQPEPFDLNSFIQQCKTIFGVPPRPHWVTSYYGGHDIKLILQRFGSNIIFSNGLRDPYSRGGVLENISESILAVKTVNGSHCLDILAQNASDPEWLVKQRQTEVEIMKGWIAQYYADLKAILFKQ, from the exons ATGAGCAATTGTTGTTTGGACCCTGGCGTTGCGAAAGCCTTCGAAGCTAAAAAAACAGAGCCTAACAAATCATACTACTGTTTCGTAGATAAAATAAGAGCAATGAACTATTCTCCTAAATTTCCAGTCCAATGGGTTCAACTCATGGTTATGATTCTTTCAATCACATTGACTGGCATCGCTGCCGGCCGGACCGACATTCCGAGGCTTAGTCCGACGAGAGGAATAATCATGGAAGACCCAGACCTTTTATCTTCGGCAGCAGTTTCAGATGATCTTCAAACTTTCTATTACCCTCAAACACTTGATCACTTCAACTACCAACCTCAAAGCTACGCCACTTTCCAACAAAGATACGTCATGAATTTCAAATATTGGGGCGGAGCAAACAACAATGCGCCAATTTTAGCCTATCTCGGAGCGGAGGCGCCTCTTGACGGTTCTCCTACCGCAATCGGTTTTCTCAATGATAATGCCGTCAGCTTCACTGCTCTACTCGTCTACATTGAG CATCGATACTATGGGAAATCAATACCATTTGGATCGAGAGAAGAAGCCTTTAAAAATGCAAGCACTTTAGGGTATTTCAACTCTGCACAAGCTATAGCTGACTATGCAGAAATCATCATGCATATCAAGAACAAACTTCGTGCTTTTTATTCTCCGGTCATCGTTGTTGGAGGATCCTATGGAGGAA TGCTTGCTTCATGGTTACGTTTAAAGTATCCTCATGTTGCTTTGGGAGCTTTGGCCTCATCAGCTCCAATTCTTTACTTCGACAAAATTACACCAAGGGGAGCTTACTTTTCAGTCGTCACTAAGGATTTTAGG GAAGCGAGTGAGAGCTGCTACCAAACCATACGAAATTCGTGGTCTGTAATCGACAAAATTGCTTCCCAACCCAATGGTCTTTCATCCCTCAGCATGATATTCAAAACTTGCAA ACCTCTGAACAAATCTTCAGAGCTAAAAAACGCGTTGGAGAATATGTATGCCTCAGCAGCACAATATGATAGCCCCCCACGATATCCAGTAACGGTGGTATGTAGAGGAATCGATGGAGCAAATGAAAAGCAGGATATTCTTAGTAAGATTTTTGCAGGCGTTGTTGCTTATAGAGGGAATCGTTCTTGCTATATTAATCCACCAACCAATGAATCCGAAACAACTGTAGGATGGAGATGGCAG acatgcAGTGAAATGGTGATACCCATAGGCATCGGGAACAGGACGATGTTCCAACCTGAGCCGTTCGACCTAAACAGCTTTATACAACAATGCAAGACAATCTTTGGTGTTCCTCCTCGCCCTCATTGGGTCACTTCTTACTACGGTGGCCAt GATATAAAACTTATTCTCCAAAGATTTGGTAGCAACATCATATTTTCAAATGGTTTGCGAGATCCTTACAGTCGGGGCGG GGTTCTGGAAAATATTTCAGAAAGTATTCTTGCTGTAAAAACTGTAaatg GATCTCATTGCTTGGATATACTTGCACAAAATGCAAGCGATCCAGAATGGCTGGTGAAGCAACGACAAACAGAGGTAGAGATTATGAAAGGATGGATAGCTCAGTACTATGCTGATCTCAAAGCCATTCTATTTAAACAATAG